CATCCCGCTCCTGGCCATGGTCTCGTGACGGCGGCACGGCTACGCGACGAAATGGGCCGTTAATCACATGCGGAAACGCGGCTAGGACTTGGTGAAAGAACTCCCGCCAGATCAGTTCATCGATCCAGGTCAGGACATCTGTGCGGGAGACAGGCCCCTTGTGGGATAGGCTATGTATTGCGGTATGGACGACCTCCTTAGGTGAGAGTGTCCCGAACCGCAAGTGAGGGGACAACTTCGCGCTCCCATCGATTGCCGGACGATTCCGACCATTGGCATACCGGTGGATGGGGCCGTCGACGAACCAACGCAACTGTTCGCGGGCACGACGCTCCCCCGGTGCGATCCATGGCACAAGGTTCTCATAGCCCAGCTCCTTGGCTGTCGGGAGCGGCGATGAGGACAATCGAACAGCCTTCCTTGCTGTCACTGAAAGGTGTGGGACAGCATGGACTGTCGGCTTGAGCGCATGCCATTTGGCCCACCAGCGAGCGCGATACGCGCTGTAGCGCTGCATCGGTTCCCCGGTAGCCCCGCACACTTCCTCTGCCTCAAACACCACATGGTCCTTGAAGGTCTTGGCGGCAATGCCTTCCTGAGCCAACCGCTCCTGAATAGCCCGATCTCGCACGAGTGCACGAGGCTCGCAATCTCGGTTCCAATATACTGCGTCGGCTTCCCACTCAAGAGCCGCCCGAAAGACTTCGTCCACTTGGGACCCACGCCGCCACTGCAGAGGCAGTCCGAGCGCCGCGAGAGAAGCTTGGAGCTCATCCAAGCATCCCAACATAAAGTTCACACAGGCTGATCCGAATTCCTGTGACCGCAGCAACGGCTCATCGAACACAAACAATGGAATGACCTCGTCGCATTCTTCACAGGCTACGGTCAACGCCGGTTGGTCAGCGAGGCGAAGATCTCTTCTGAACCAGACGATTCCGCGCATGTGCCGTCCCTCTTTCATCAATGGTTATCGAGCCGGACTTCCATGCGGCCCCGTCGTTCCTTTCGGGAGCTTATCATCGGCCACACGCGTGATGGATAGCTCCCGAAGCCCGTTCTCTCCCCTCACTCCCAACTTCACGACGGTTCCCACTTCACCTCGAATCATGTGGACCACCTGCTCATAGCTCTTTCCGGTCACGGTAGTGCCGTCAACGCTGACGATCTCATCTCCATGTTGCAGTCCCGCCTGTTGCGCAGGGCCCTGTGGATGGACCATGCCCACATAGAGGATGGCTGGATCACCGATCCGCTCAGCTCCGATCTGGAGGACGATCCCGATAACCCCCTGATGCATTTTGGTATCGGTTCCATGACCGTAGGGAACCTGGCTCAAAGATTCGTCGGCCAGAGCTGAGCCGGTTAGGAGAAGGCCCATCAGCAACCCTGCTGCAATATGGAAGCTTCTGATTCGCATACGCGTTCCTCCTATTTATTATGCTGCTGATCTCTTAATCAGCACATCCCACAGGGCCTGTTCCAACGTTGTATACTGAAAACAATAACCTCCCGCCATGGCTTTCGCTGGAATCACCCGTTGGCCGGTTGTCATCAATGTCCCCAACTCACCAAGGAGCACGTTCAAGGCAAACCGTGGAACGGGAAGCCACGACGGCCTGTGAAGCACCCGCCCAAGAACTTCACAGAACATGTTCATCGTGATCGGCTCTGGCGCCACGGCATTAAGGGGGCCAGATATCCTGTTGTTGGCGAGAGCCCACTCGATCAGCCCGATGTGATCACGACGGTGAATCCAGGAGACCCACTGACTTCCCGGCATGATGGGACCGCCGGCAAAGAATCGGAAAGGCACTAGCATCTTGGGTAAAGCCCCGCCGTCTTGTTCCAAGACCATTCCGGTGCGTAGGGTGACGACTCGCGCCCCACACTCCGCAGCCCGCAGCGCCTCTGACTCCCATGCGAGACACAGATCGGCCAAGAAGCCTTCGCCGCGCGGCGCACTCTCATCCAACCATTGGTCGTTGGTGGCGCCGTAGTACCCGATTCCAGAGGCGCTGATGAATGTGGTGGGTTTAGAGGACCAGCGTAAAAGAGCCCTGACAAGTAAGCGCGTGGTAAGGACTCGACTCTCGGTGATGACTTGCTTGCGCGCATCCGTCCAGCGGGCGTCGGCGATTGACGCACCTGAAAGGTTAATGACCGCATCCGCTCCTTCAAGGACCTGCTCCCAGGGCCCTGAGTCCCGCGCGTTCCATTCGACTGCTTGAACCGGCAATTCAGGTCGATGATGAACTTGCTCCATTCGTCTGGTTAAAACGATAACCCTATGACCTCCCCGGATGAGAGTGGCGCATAGTGCTTGCCCGATGAATCCTGTGCCTCCAGTGATGACGATTTTCATAGGTTTATCCTTCAGCAATACTCTCACCCGACATTCCCGGCATCATAGGCATGAGTGTGATCAATCGATCCCTCGTCTCCTTATTTACCTGCACCACGTCTCTTTGCACTAGATCTCTCATGGCTCACCTGTCGTGGAAACTTCCGTTGTTTAGGCCCTTCGAGTGCCCGAGGCAGTGGCATCAGTCGATTCGACAATACCATCTCATCGATAAACTCCCCGCAATTGGTGCACCGTAACCCCTTGAAGATAACCTCACCTGCATAGCCCTGCAAATTCACATGGTGCGCGACGACCATCAACCCTCCACACCGTGTGCAGACATCCTGTCTCGTTGGATGAGGCAGAGCCGATGGCGTGCCTGATTCCCCAGTAGTTTCCATGAGAATCCTCATCACCGATGAAGAAACAATCGGTCATTTCCTATTTCTGAGCAAACCGTTTGTCTTTCGCCCGCCGCATCACAGCCAGGCTCACGGTCTGATACAGTCCGGCTACCAAGCCACAGGTCATGAATCCCATCGCAAACAAGAAAATAATGCTCATGTCCATG
This Nitrospira sp. DNA region includes the following protein-coding sequences:
- a CDS encoding deoxyribodipyrimidine photo-lyase; protein product: MRGIVWFRRDLRLADQPALTVACEECDEVIPLFVFDEPLLRSQEFGSACVNFMLGCLDELQASLAALGLPLQWRRGSQVDEVFRAALEWEADAVYWNRDCEPRALVRDRAIQERLAQEGIAAKTFKDHVVFEAEEVCGATGEPMQRYSAYRARWWAKWHALKPTVHAVPHLSVTARKAVRLSSSPLPTAKELGYENLVPWIAPGERRAREQLRWFVDGPIHRYANGRNRPAIDGSAKLSPHLRFGTLSPKEVVHTAIHSLSHKGPVSRTDVLTWIDELIWREFFHQVLAAFPHVINGPFRRVAVPPSRDHGQERDALFLAWCSGRTGYPIVDAGMRQLNQTGWMHNRVRMIVASFLIKDLRIDWQSGEQYFMRHLLDADVAANNGNWQWCASTGTDSMPGYRIFNPALQSRKFDPEGAYIRCYVSELTHVSAKKIHEPHLMTAEEQTLAGCRIGTDYPAPVVDHQLARQEYLHLGKQEAVR
- a CDS encoding PDZ domain-containing protein; amino-acid sequence: MRIRSFHIAAGLLMGLLLTGSALADESLSQVPYGHGTDTKMHQGVIGIVLQIGAERIGDPAILYVGMVHPQGPAQQAGLQHGDEIVSVDGTTVTGKSYEQVVHMIRGEVGTVVKLGVRGENGLRELSITRVADDKLPKGTTGPHGSPAR
- a CDS encoding TIGR01777 family oxidoreductase is translated as MKIVITGGTGFIGQALCATLIRGGHRVIVLTRRMEQVHHRPELPVQAVEWNARDSGPWEQVLEGADAVINLSGASIADARWTDARKQVITESRVLTTRLLVRALLRWSSKPTTFISASGIGYYGATNDQWLDESAPRGEGFLADLCLAWESEALRAAECGARVVTLRTGMVLEQDGGALPKMLVPFRFFAGGPIMPGSQWVSWIHRRDHIGLIEWALANNRISGPLNAVAPEPITMNMFCEVLGRVLHRPSWLPVPRFALNVLLGELGTLMTTGQRVIPAKAMAGGYCFQYTTLEQALWDVLIKRSAA